Proteins found in one Acanthopagrus latus isolate v.2019 chromosome 3, fAcaLat1.1, whole genome shotgun sequence genomic segment:
- the zgc:101785 gene encoding annexin A2: protein MDPDYFKSHDMWWGTLGTVRPFSNFNPEQDVMEIRAALEKKDAVTLLSILTNRSNEQRQMIAKTFQDLTRRDLAAGLKKALAGDLETLLLDLLTPPLHYEAQRLQQAMVGIGTDEDSLLEILCTRSGKQLKEISAAYQQVYKKDLEKEVKGESSGDFAKLLVALLNKETVPGVVQRDIEFLISSVNGKKVDAGPWIEILTSRDSDHLNDVLLGLELATGKMVEQLLEKSFSGDIRLGLTVLVKCIQDPYHYLAQRLTIKKTPIVQGIMVSHSEEDLLCIRAAYLKLTGTSLYTALQNQFKGDHLQALLAICRSED from the exons atgGACCCCGACTACTTCAAATCTCAT GACATGTGGTGGGGCACCCTTGGAACGGTGCGCCCCTTCTCCAATTTCAATCCTGAGCAGGACGTCATGGAGATCCGGGCGGCGCTGGAGAAGAAAG ATGCGGTGACCCTGTTGAGCATCCTCACCAATCGGAGCAACGAACAGAGACAAATGATCGCCAAGACGTTTCAAGATTTAACGCGAAGG GACCTGGCAGCTGGTCTGAAGAAAGCTCTGGCTGGAGATCTGGAGACGCTCCTGCTGGATTTGCTGACGCCTCCTCTGCATTACGAGGCTCAGCGCCTGCAGCAGGCCATGGTG ggcatCGGCACGGATGAGGATTCGCTGCTGGAGATCCTGTGCACACGATCTGgaaagcagctgaaagaaatcAGCGCTGCATACCAACAAG TGTATAAGAAGGACCTGGAGAAGGAAGTAAAAGGAGAGTCCAGTGGAGATTTTGCTAAGCTTCTTGTGGCTCTGCTAAAT AAAGAAACTGTTCCTGGTGTTGTTCAAAGAGACATTGAG TTTCTCATTTCGTCAGTGAATGGTAAAAAAGTTGATGCAGGACCATGGATCGAGATACTGACCTCCAGAGACTCAGACCATCTCAACGATG TGCTGTTGGGGCTGGAGCTGGCGACCGGAAAGATGGTGGAACAACTTCTGGAGAAAAGCTTCTCAGGAGACATCAGGCTGGGTCTGACAGTTTTAG TAAAGTGCATTCAGGACCCCTACCACTACCTTGCCCAAAGACTGACAATCAAGAAG ACACCAATAGTGCAGGGTATTATGGTGTCTCACAGTGAGGAAGATCTGCTGTGTATCCGAGCTGCCTACCTGAAACTAACAGGCACTTCCCTCTACACTGCTCTACAG AATCAGTTCAAAGGAGATCACCTACAGGCTCTGCTGGCCATCTGTAGATCTGAAGATTAA
- the LOC119017355 gene encoding integumentary mucin C.1-like, whose translation MEKTRMLALCVCLTFMSVGCVEGTNSTAGSNSTESAATTLSGTPTTHTTVTTVTTTTTPPSTTSTTTATTATTATTATTATTATTTATTATTATTATTATNTTTATNATTAMQNTTSTTSSGTTSMASSLTGSCSLLLVPVISVLIYGA comes from the exons ATGGAGAAAACAAGGATGCTTGcgctctgtgtctgtttgacctTCATGTCAGTGGGCTGCGTTGAG GGAACAAATTCAACAGCAGGCAGCAACAGCACCGAATCAGCAGCCACAACGCTGTCCGGTACCCCGACCACCCATACCACTGTAACCACTGTAACCACGACCACGACTCCACCCTcaaccacctccaccaccaccgccaccaccgccaccactgctaccaccgccaccaccgccaccactgccaccaccaccgccaccactgccaccaccgccaccaccgccaccactgccaccaacaccaccactgccaccaaCGCCACCACTGCGATGCAGAACACAACGTCCACTACGAGCTCTGGAACCACCTCCATGGCCAGCTCTTTGACCGGGTCGTGCAGTCTACTCCTGGTGCCTGTGATCTCTGTTCTGATCTACGGTGCATAG